In Treponema primitia ZAS-2, a genomic segment contains:
- a CDS encoding V-type ATP synthase subunit A produces MIGTKGTVVAVNGNMVSVRFDGAVSMNEVGFVKLGDKKLKSEVIRIRGDISQLQVFEVTKGISVGDSVEYSGDMLAVEVGPGLLGQVYDGLQNPLPKLAAVAGNFLERGVYLDPLSVDISWAFTPVAKVGDTVERADTLGTVPEGAFTHRIMVPFNLYGTYTIASIKGAGSYTIRDTIAELKDEKGNTIPVTMSFRWPVKRPIDCFVERYKPTEPMVTRVRLIDTFFPVARGGTYCIPGPFGAGKTVLQQITSRYADIDIVILAACGERAGEVVETLKEFPELTDPKTGKSLMERTIIICNTSSMPVASREASVYTAVTLAEYYRQMGLNVLLLADSTSRWAQAMREMSGRLEEIPGEEAFPAYLESTIASFYERAGTVRLRDGSIGSVTIGGTVSPAGGNFEEPVTQATLKVVGAFHGLSRERSDARKFPAIHPLDSWSKYKGIIAAEKVGYAHGFMRRGSEVEQMMKVVGEEGTSIEDYVIYLKGDLIDSVYFQQNSFDAVDAAVSPDRQKHIFAILLHILASQFTFPDKNEARSWFNRLRQKFLDFNGSEWQSERFVSLQKEIESTVSAQSTGLDKAAEKVLA; encoded by the coding sequence ATGATCGGAACAAAAGGTACAGTAGTCGCCGTTAATGGCAATATGGTGAGCGTCCGCTTTGACGGCGCCGTTTCCATGAACGAAGTGGGCTTTGTCAAACTTGGAGACAAGAAGCTTAAAAGCGAGGTCATCCGTATCAGGGGTGATATTTCCCAGCTCCAGGTTTTCGAAGTCACCAAGGGTATCTCCGTAGGGGATTCAGTGGAATACTCCGGGGACATGTTGGCGGTGGAAGTCGGCCCCGGCCTTTTAGGCCAGGTATACGACGGCCTCCAGAACCCCCTGCCCAAGTTGGCGGCGGTGGCGGGTAACTTCCTGGAACGGGGGGTCTACCTGGATCCCCTTTCAGTGGATATTTCCTGGGCATTTACCCCGGTCGCCAAGGTTGGTGATACGGTGGAACGGGCGGATACCCTGGGTACCGTACCGGAAGGGGCCTTTACCCACCGGATCATGGTGCCTTTTAACCTCTATGGAACCTATACGATAGCTTCTATTAAAGGAGCCGGTTCCTATACGATCCGGGATACCATTGCAGAACTCAAGGATGAAAAGGGCAATACTATCCCGGTCACCATGAGCTTCCGCTGGCCTGTCAAACGGCCCATTGACTGCTTTGTTGAACGGTACAAGCCCACGGAACCCATGGTTACCCGTGTCCGGCTCATTGACACCTTCTTCCCCGTAGCCCGGGGCGGCACCTACTGTATCCCCGGCCCCTTCGGGGCGGGCAAGACCGTGCTGCAGCAGATCACCAGTCGTTACGCTGATATCGACATTGTAATCCTTGCAGCCTGTGGGGAACGGGCCGGTGAAGTTGTGGAAACCCTCAAGGAATTCCCCGAACTGACTGACCCCAAAACCGGTAAATCCCTGATGGAACGGACCATCATCATTTGTAATACTTCTTCCATGCCCGTAGCTTCCCGTGAAGCTTCCGTTTACACCGCGGTGACCTTGGCTGAATACTATAGGCAGATGGGGCTTAACGTCCTGCTCTTGGCAGACTCTACCAGCCGCTGGGCCCAGGCTATGCGCGAAATGTCCGGCCGCCTGGAAGAAATCCCCGGTGAGGAAGCTTTCCCCGCCTACCTGGAATCCACCATCGCCAGCTTCTACGAACGGGCCGGCACGGTGCGGCTTCGGGACGGTTCCATCGGATCGGTCACCATCGGCGGCACGGTCAGTCCCGCAGGCGGTAACTTTGAAGAGCCCGTTACCCAGGCAACCCTCAAGGTGGTCGGCGCCTTCCACGGCCTTTCCCGTGAACGTTCCGATGCCCGTAAGTTCCCCGCCATTCACCCCCTGGATTCCTGGTCCAAGTACAAGGGCATCATCGCCGCTGAAAAAGTCGGCTATGCCCACGGATTTATGCGCCGGGGCAGTGAAGTTGAGCAGATGATGAAGGTCGTCGGCGAAGAAGGCACCAGTATTGAAGACTACGTGATCTACCTCAAGGGCGATTTGATTGACTCGGTATATTTCCAGCAGAACTCCTTTGATGCGGTGGACGCGGCGGTCAGCCCGGATCGGCAGAAGCATATTTTTGCAATACTGCTCCACATCCTGGCGTCCCAGTTCACGTTTCCGGATAAAAACGAAGCCCGCAGCTGGTTCAACCGGCTCAGGCAGAAATTCCTGGACTTCAACGGTTCGGAATGGCAGAGTGAACGTTTCGTTTCCCTGCAAAAAGAAATTGAATCCACCGTGTCTGCCCAATCCACTGGTCTGGATAAGGCGGCAGAAAAAGTACTTGCATAA
- a CDS encoding V-type ATP synthase subunit B, producing MNKVYSKIESITGSVITVKAEGIRYGDLAEVDTVFGTSLAEVNRLAGDLVSLQVFAGGRGISTGDTVRFLGRPMQVAFSENLMGRVFSGSGTPRDNGPALTDNPIPIGGPSVNPANRIIPRNMIRTGIPMIDLFNTLVVSQKLPIFSVSGEPYNDLLARIAMQAEVDVIILGGMGLKYDDYLFFKDTLEEGGALSRTVMFVHTASDPTVECLMIPDMSLAVAEQFALQGKDVLVLLTDMTNFADAMKEISIIQEQVPSNRGYPGDLYSQLASRYEKAVDFESAGSITILGVTTMPGDDVTHPVPDNTGYITEGQYYLKNGRIEPFGSLSRLKQQVNGKTRADHRALMDGMIKLYSAFRDTLEKKAMGFIMTAWDDKLLKYGDLFEKKMMDLTVNIPLEKALDLGWEILSDCFSPEETGLRTELINQFWPKKD from the coding sequence ATGAACAAAGTATATAGCAAAATTGAGTCCATTACCGGAAGCGTTATTACGGTTAAGGCCGAAGGAATCCGTTATGGGGACCTTGCGGAGGTAGATACCGTATTCGGCACTTCCCTGGCGGAAGTTAACCGCCTGGCTGGGGATTTGGTTTCCCTGCAGGTATTCGCCGGGGGCCGGGGTATTTCCACCGGCGACACAGTGCGCTTCCTGGGCCGCCCTATGCAGGTAGCCTTTTCGGAAAACCTCATGGGCCGGGTATTCTCCGGCTCCGGGACCCCCCGGGATAACGGCCCGGCACTCACGGATAACCCCATACCCATAGGCGGGCCTTCGGTTAACCCCGCTAATCGTATTATACCCCGGAACATGATCCGTACCGGTATCCCTATGATCGACCTCTTCAACACCCTGGTGGTGTCCCAGAAGCTGCCTATCTTCTCTGTATCCGGTGAACCCTACAACGACCTTCTGGCCCGCATAGCCATGCAGGCGGAAGTTGACGTCATCATCCTGGGGGGCATGGGCCTGAAATACGACGACTACCTGTTCTTCAAGGATACCCTGGAAGAAGGGGGCGCCCTTTCCCGGACCGTAATGTTTGTGCATACCGCTTCGGACCCCACAGTAGAATGCCTGATGATTCCCGATATGTCCTTGGCAGTGGCTGAGCAATTTGCCCTTCAGGGCAAGGACGTGCTGGTCCTCCTCACGGACATGACCAACTTTGCCGATGCCATGAAGGAAATCTCCATTATCCAGGAGCAGGTTCCTTCAAACCGCGGGTATCCCGGGGATTTGTACAGCCAGCTCGCCAGCCGCTATGAAAAGGCGGTTGACTTTGAAAGCGCCGGTTCCATCACCATCCTGGGGGTTACCACCATGCCCGGTGACGATGTAACCCACCCGGTGCCGGATAATACAGGGTATATCACCGAAGGCCAGTACTACCTGAAAAACGGCCGTATCGAGCCCTTCGGTTCCCTTTCCCGGCTTAAACAGCAGGTAAACGGCAAAACCCGGGCGGACCACCGGGCCCTGATGGACGGTATGATCAAGCTCTATTCCGCTTTCCGGGATACCCTGGAAAAGAAGGCCATGGGCTTTATCATGACCGCCTGGGACGATAAGCTTCTCAAATACGGGGATCTCTTTGAAAAAAAGATGATGGACCTTACGGTTAATATACCTCTGGAAAAGGCCCTGGACTTGGGCTGGGAAATTCTTTCGGATTGTTTCAGCCCCGAAGAAACGGGATTGCGGACGGAACTTATCAATCAGTTCTGGCCTAAAAAAGATTAA
- a CDS encoding V-type ATP synthase subunit D, with amino-acid sequence MAKIKLTKNELKKQRDSLKMYQRYLPTLMLKKQQLQGEIRTTEMRIKELREERDLLDETFKDWVGVFGEKGIFTTAILSIVRIKTSEGNIAGVAIPIFQGAEFETANYDLARTPLWLDLAVEKMKQVILLDLEAQVLEEQRKRLDHELRITTQRVNLFEKIKIPETKGSIKKIGVYLGDQQTSAVVRGKIAKSGLEKAAK; translated from the coding sequence ATGGCAAAGATTAAGCTGACCAAAAATGAGCTTAAAAAACAGAGAGATTCTCTAAAAATGTATCAGCGGTATTTGCCGACCCTGATGCTCAAGAAGCAGCAGCTCCAGGGAGAGATCCGTACCACCGAGATGAGAATCAAGGAGTTGCGGGAAGAACGGGACCTGCTGGATGAGACCTTTAAAGACTGGGTTGGAGTTTTTGGGGAAAAAGGTATCTTTACCACCGCCATTTTGTCCATTGTCCGGATTAAAACTTCCGAGGGAAATATAGCCGGGGTTGCGATCCCCATTTTCCAGGGCGCGGAATTTGAGACTGCCAATTATGATTTGGCCCGTACCCCACTGTGGCTTGATCTGGCGGTAGAAAAGATGAAGCAGGTAATTTTACTGGATTTGGAAGCCCAGGTTCTGGAAGAGCAGCGCAAGCGGCTGGACCATGAACTCCGGATCACCACCCAGCGGGTTAACCTCTTTGAAAAGATAAAGATCCCCGAAACAAAGGGCAGTATAAAGAAAATAGGCGTATACCTGGGGGATCAGCAGACCTCGGCGGTAGTGCGGGGCAAGATCGCCAAGAGCGGACTGGAGAAGGCGGCAAAATGA
- a CDS encoding V-type ATP synthase subunit I, which translates to MKKVSLVVRDRTQVEALTTLRGLGVLHLEKRDASSDALSKALEQKASAENALGILQLLEQPKKGAAKNRNQADQTRRSSDAGNEETEPYSADAVNAPARPDLVDLILNLGKDQKACEDQKIVLDREQQRLEKWGDFKPGLIQELAEQGIKLHLYELSPNALANIPEEIRYIISGQDKATVRLVVLDQEIPGLQSFRLPEKSLSELGQEQAELSAKLQGIKERLNKLADRKSSLIHEIAQLQEQVDLEFARASLEQIDEVPPEYAVSWISGYAPQEDVGAIKRAAAEHGWAMIADDPGPDDDVPTKLKNNKLVSLIYPLTDFLEVVPGYQETDISGWFLFFFTIFFGMIFGDAVYGLLFIIIALIGIAKTAKKGVPAIFKLVLLLGFSNFVWGILTCTWGGMDADKLPLFLQNISLPLISNVTAGKSEYYSGIVQQNLMIFCFSLAVLQLSIGHIIKIFKSRTLKLLGDLGSAAMLGGMYFIVLSLIASNASRQIPFYMSAVYAFAAGFVLNFLFANYDGSIGRSIMESLKNMVSVILNIANVFSDIMSYIRLWAVGLAGGAIALTVNSMAGPMLGHMVFFIFGIALLIFGHGLNMVLNVLSVLVHGVRLNTLEFSGHVGLTWSGHAYRPFAKRVKDEAQSA; encoded by the coding sequence ATGAAAAAGGTATCCCTGGTTGTTCGTGACAGAACCCAGGTAGAAGCCCTTACCACCCTGAGGGGCCTCGGGGTATTGCATCTGGAAAAGCGCGATGCCTCCTCCGACGCCCTTTCCAAGGCCCTGGAGCAGAAAGCCAGTGCGGAGAACGCCCTGGGTATACTCCAGCTTTTGGAGCAGCCTAAAAAGGGAGCGGCGAAAAACCGCAACCAGGCTGATCAAACCCGCCGTTCCAGCGATGCGGGTAACGAAGAAACGGAACCCTACTCAGCGGATGCGGTAAACGCCCCGGCGCGGCCGGATCTGGTAGACCTGATCCTGAACCTTGGGAAGGATCAGAAAGCCTGTGAGGATCAGAAGATAGTCTTGGACCGGGAGCAGCAGCGACTGGAAAAATGGGGAGACTTTAAGCCCGGCTTGATTCAGGAACTGGCGGAGCAGGGGATCAAGTTGCACCTTTATGAACTAAGCCCCAATGCTTTGGCTAATATTCCTGAGGAAATCCGGTATATTATCTCAGGTCAGGATAAGGCTACGGTACGGCTGGTGGTCCTTGATCAGGAAATTCCGGGGCTCCAAAGCTTCAGGCTTCCGGAAAAATCCCTCTCCGAACTGGGACAGGAACAGGCGGAATTAAGCGCTAAATTACAGGGAATCAAAGAAAGGCTCAATAAACTTGCGGATCGGAAATCAAGCCTTATCCATGAAATAGCCCAGTTACAGGAGCAGGTGGATCTTGAATTCGCCCGGGCATCCTTGGAGCAGATAGACGAGGTTCCCCCGGAATACGCTGTTTCCTGGATCTCAGGCTATGCGCCCCAGGAAGATGTGGGGGCCATCAAGCGGGCCGCCGCAGAACACGGCTGGGCCATGATCGCCGATGATCCCGGGCCGGATGATGATGTTCCGACTAAATTGAAAAACAACAAGCTGGTAAGCCTCATCTATCCCCTGACGGACTTTCTTGAAGTGGTACCCGGCTACCAGGAAACGGATATTTCCGGTTGGTTCCTGTTCTTCTTCACTATCTTCTTTGGCATGATCTTCGGGGATGCTGTATATGGGCTCCTGTTCATCATCATTGCCCTGATTGGTATTGCGAAAACCGCAAAGAAGGGGGTGCCTGCGATTTTTAAGCTGGTGCTGCTTTTAGGGTTTTCAAATTTTGTCTGGGGGATCCTGACCTGTACCTGGGGTGGGATGGATGCAGACAAGCTGCCCCTTTTCCTTCAGAACATCTCCCTGCCCCTTATTTCTAATGTGACCGCCGGCAAATCGGAGTATTACAGCGGCATTGTTCAGCAAAATCTGATGATCTTCTGTTTCTCCCTGGCGGTGCTGCAGCTTTCCATAGGGCATATTATTAAAATCTTTAAGAGCCGAACTCTCAAATTACTGGGAGATCTGGGTTCCGCGGCCATGCTGGGGGGCATGTACTTTATCGTGCTTTCCCTGATAGCCAGCAATGCATCCAGGCAAATCCCCTTTTATATGAGCGCCGTGTATGCTTTTGCTGCGGGTTTTGTGCTTAACTTCTTGTTTGCCAACTATGACGGGAGTATCGGCAGGTCCATCATGGAAAGCCTCAAGAACATGGTTTCGGTGATCCTCAATATTGCCAATGTGTTTTCCGATATTATGTCCTATATCAGGCTTTGGGCGGTGGGCCTTGCGGGCGGGGCTATTGCCCTGACCGTGAATTCCATGGCCGGTCCCATGCTGGGGCATATGGTGTTTTTCATCTTTGGTATTGCGCTTTTGATCTTCGGTCATGGCCTTAATATGGTACTGAATGTGCTGTCCGTACTGGTTCACGGGGTTCGTCTCAATACCCTTGAATTTTCAGGCCATGTGGGACTCACCTGGTCGGGCCATGCGTACAGGCCCTTTGCCAAACGGGTAAAAGATGAAGCCCAATCCGCTTGA
- a CDS encoding ATP synthase subunit K (produces ATP from ADP in the presence of a proton gradient across the membrane; the K subunit is a nonenzymatic component which binds the dimeric form by interacting with the G and E subunits), whose product MNLGLLSAGLVLGISAVGSGLGISIAGRAVIGAWKKCYLNNKPAPMTLIAFGGAPLTQTFYGFILGLLFMKPAALAHPENGALYLGIGIASAFAIAGSAIAQGQAGAAGADATGETGKGFVNYMMIVGICETVAIFAMVLSMISLN is encoded by the coding sequence ATGAATTTAGGTTTATTGAGTGCAGGTCTGGTATTGGGCATTTCTGCGGTTGGTTCAGGATTGGGTATCAGCATTGCCGGACGGGCGGTAATCGGGGCATGGAAAAAATGTTATCTCAACAATAAACCTGCGCCCATGACCTTGATCGCATTCGGCGGGGCGCCCTTAACTCAGACTTTCTACGGCTTCATACTGGGCTTGCTCTTTATGAAACCCGCTGCCTTAGCGCACCCTGAGAATGGCGCTCTTTATCTGGGCATTGGGATTGCTTCGGCGTTTGCCATAGCCGGTTCCGCTATTGCCCAGGGTCAGGCGGGTGCTGCAGGCGCGGATGCCACAGGTGAAACCGGTAAAGGCTTTGTCAACTACATGATGATAGTTGGTATCTGCGAAACTGTTGCTATTTTCGCCATGGTTCTTTCCATGATCAGCCTGAACTAG
- the ispG gene encoding (E)-4-hydroxy-3-methylbut-2-enyl-diphosphate synthase, producing MSERVSRTVTVGGLKSPGGSMQTVSIGGGLPVVIQTMWKDRLSFSDLEGPSGEKTVERIRRLQAMGCALLRFAVPDLEAAEVLGNLAAMVSMPLVADIHFDYKIALRCLDFPIAKIRINPGNIGGRDRVEKVLSKAAAQGVPIRIGVNAGSLPRDLGLRVDAGELSRAEALVGAAERELGIFDEFGFSNTLVSMKASSVAETIRANRLLAERTDAPLHIGVTEAGPLIAGVTRNAIALHALLSEGLGDTIRVSLSDTMENEVIAGREILNTAVEGSEAARERQGKRGGVTIISCPRCGRNSFDTHGFTQRWLDTFYAMDKTITVAVMGCAVNGPGEGRHADLGITGAGNKALIFRHGEVIRTIDAADADTAFREELDRV from the coding sequence TTGTCTGAACGAGTTTCGCGGACAGTAACCGTCGGCGGCTTAAAAAGCCCCGGCGGTTCTATGCAGACTGTTTCTATTGGGGGCGGTCTTCCCGTGGTTATCCAGACCATGTGGAAGGATCGCCTTTCGTTTTCCGATCTGGAAGGCCCCTCCGGTGAAAAGACGGTGGAACGGATCAGGCGGCTCCAGGCCATGGGCTGCGCTCTGCTCCGTTTTGCAGTCCCAGACCTGGAAGCCGCGGAAGTGCTTGGCAATCTGGCCGCCATGGTTTCCATGCCCCTGGTGGCGGATATCCATTTTGATTACAAAATAGCCCTTCGCTGTCTTGATTTCCCTATAGCAAAAATACGCATTAACCCCGGCAATATAGGCGGCCGGGACCGGGTGGAAAAGGTCCTGTCCAAGGCTGCCGCTCAGGGCGTCCCCATACGTATTGGGGTAAATGCCGGGAGCCTGCCCAGGGACCTTGGTCTTCGGGTTGATGCCGGGGAACTGAGCCGGGCGGAGGCCCTGGTTGGGGCGGCGGAACGGGAACTGGGTATATTTGACGAATTCGGCTTTTCCAATACCCTGGTCTCCATGAAGGCCTCTTCGGTGGCTGAGACCATACGGGCAAACCGGCTTTTGGCGGAACGGACCGATGCGCCCCTCCACATAGGGGTGACGGAAGCGGGGCCCCTTATCGCCGGGGTGACCCGGAACGCGATTGCCCTCCATGCCCTGCTCAGCGAAGGCCTGGGGGATACCATCCGGGTTTCCCTGTCGGACACCATGGAAAACGAGGTGATCGCCGGGAGGGAAATACTGAACACCGCAGTGGAGGGTTCCGAAGCCGCCCGGGAGCGGCAGGGGAAACGGGGTGGGGTGACCATTATTTCCTGTCCCCGCTGCGGGAGGAACAGTTTTGATACCCACGGCTTTACCCAACGCTGGCTGGATACTTTCTACGCCATGGACAAAACTATTACCGTAGCCGTAATGGGCTGCGCGGTGAACGGTCCCGGGGAAGGGCGCCACGCCGACCTGGGAATAACCGGCGCGGGGAATAAGGCACTTATCTTCCGCCATGGCGAGGTGATACGCACCATTGATGCTGCCGATGCGGATACCGCTTTTCGGGAAGAGTTGGATCGGGTATAA
- a CDS encoding BAPKO_0422 family outer member beta-barrel protein, with protein MKKVLAIFIVGLCLSTAAVFAQHPEGTGIGIVGQYGLVGGGIGPALSLKLAPVPVYWSVNLKIDDDIFGIGLAGDYYFFDESLTGSSDFNLGWYLGAGIGAGISFGSWDGYMGDYNHFGFNAAARLPIGLSAVFVKKVEVFLGFVPALGFDYASVTYKPKVGSNSTDSDFDIDFDIGGEIGIRIWL; from the coding sequence GTGAAAAAGGTTTTAGCTATTTTTATCGTTGGTTTATGTCTGAGCACTGCGGCAGTATTCGCACAGCACCCCGAAGGAACCGGAATCGGCATTGTTGGCCAATATGGCTTAGTCGGCGGCGGGATTGGCCCTGCGTTGTCCCTTAAACTGGCGCCAGTACCGGTATATTGGTCCGTTAACCTGAAAATTGACGATGATATTTTCGGTATTGGCCTTGCGGGGGATTATTATTTTTTTGATGAATCTCTTACCGGGAGTTCCGATTTTAACTTGGGTTGGTATTTGGGAGCCGGCATTGGCGCAGGAATTTCATTTGGCAGTTGGGACGGTTATATGGGTGACTATAACCATTTTGGGTTTAATGCGGCAGCCCGGCTCCCTATTGGGCTTTCCGCTGTTTTTGTAAAGAAGGTAGAGGTTTTCCTGGGGTTTGTACCCGCCTTGGGCTTTGATTACGCATCGGTAACCTATAAACCTAAGGTTGGGTCAAATTCGACGGATAGCGATTTTGATATCGACTTTGATATAGGCGGGGAAATAGGTATTAGGATCTGGCTGTAG
- a CDS encoding outer membrane beta-barrel protein: MKKFLSAIFLCSVISGVSIFAFEAEDLKTYPDVTPAGSFAINGGIGINALGSKYGELTVPPLSVSADYALPLGGLPFFVGGIFGFYASRDSWKEWTTSYEYTGLFFDIGARFGYHFNWTVPNLDTYAVATLGVGIESSNLKIAGKNHPDTDPAVLFGVAIGGRYFFTPNLGAFLELGYSSLSIVTLGVSFKF; encoded by the coding sequence ATGAAAAAGTTTCTAAGTGCGATTTTTTTGTGTTCGGTAATTTCCGGGGTATCGATTTTTGCGTTTGAAGCGGAGGATCTTAAAACCTACCCCGACGTAACACCAGCAGGGAGTTTTGCTATTAATGGGGGTATAGGTATAAATGCCCTTGGCTCTAAGTATGGTGAATTGACGGTTCCGCCTCTGTCGGTATCCGCAGACTATGCCCTGCCCCTTGGCGGATTGCCCTTTTTTGTGGGGGGTATATTCGGGTTTTATGCTTCCCGGGATAGTTGGAAGGAATGGACCACTTCCTATGAATACACGGGTCTTTTTTTTGATATCGGCGCCCGGTTCGGGTATCATTTCAACTGGACCGTTCCCAATTTGGATACCTATGCCGTAGCGACCCTGGGGGTTGGAATAGAATCATCGAATTTAAAAATTGCAGGTAAAAATCACCCCGATACCGATCCGGCGGTGTTATTTGGTGTTGCCATAGGCGGTCGTTACTTCTTTACGCCGAATCTCGGGGCATTTCTGGAGCTTGGTTACAGTTCCCTGTCCATTGTAACCCTGGGCGTTTCTTTTAAATTCTAA
- a CDS encoding uracil phosphoribosyltransferase, giving the protein MSKIVLKAEDLDGYLTEADKAYLVQMDEIYKEVLNCFNILTLTRSVSERKQAEDKLIAFYNRMGTLMQDICRNSPGIQVYSFLTPNESHAEASRLIAKLRDVRTENQEFVYYIQRAYEMLFKLAYGGQSGENKNYLIVKTPVTVPVQNYAVHKITNIDSRIENTVMCVMLRGALLPSMIMSKEIQEYSSHGYVSPFALFRIRRDDSKHENDMEYILDLDKSYFSLESLDGKDLVFADPMNATGGSLVTVVKYLLDQGIKPRSVQFFNVIAALKGALRVVRALDNCQVYTLWMDPVLNDAAYIMPGLGDAGDRINGRDMEEYPRNIIQLIADYGSNIAKLYRAQLREIEHTVLGFQK; this is encoded by the coding sequence ATGAGCAAAATTGTACTAAAAGCGGAAGACCTGGATGGGTACCTCACCGAGGCTGATAAGGCCTACCTGGTTCAGATGGACGAAATTTACAAAGAAGTGTTGAATTGTTTCAACATCCTCACCCTTACCCGTTCGGTAAGCGAGCGGAAACAGGCGGAGGATAAGCTCATCGCCTTTTATAACCGGATGGGTACCCTTATGCAGGATATCTGCCGGAATAGCCCGGGTATACAGGTATACTCTTTCCTCACCCCCAATGAAAGCCACGCCGAGGCGTCCCGGCTTATTGCGAAGCTCCGGGATGTACGTACCGAAAACCAGGAATTTGTCTACTACATACAGCGGGCCTACGAAATGCTTTTCAAACTTGCCTATGGCGGGCAATCCGGGGAAAACAAAAACTACCTTATTGTTAAAACCCCTGTTACTGTTCCTGTGCAAAATTATGCGGTTCACAAGATTACTAACATCGACAGCCGTATTGAGAATACCGTGATGTGCGTCATGCTCCGGGGGGCATTGCTCCCTTCAATGATCATGTCAAAGGAAATACAGGAATATTCTTCCCATGGGTATGTCAGCCCCTTTGCCCTTTTCAGGATACGCCGGGACGATTCAAAACACGAAAATGATATGGAGTATATCCTGGACCTGGACAAATCCTACTTCAGCCTGGAAAGCCTGGACGGTAAGGACCTGGTATTTGCGGACCCCATGAATGCCACCGGGGGCAGCCTGGTGACAGTGGTGAAGTACCTCCTGGATCAGGGGATCAAGCCCCGGTCGGTGCAGTTCTTCAACGTTATTGCCGCCTTGAAGGGGGCTCTCCGGGTGGTCCGGGCTTTGGATAACTGTCAGGTCTATACCCTCTGGATGGACCCGGTTCTGAACGATGCGGCCTATATCATGCCCGGCCTGGGGGATGCGGGGGACCGTATCAACGGGCGGGATATGGAAGAATATCCCCGGAATATCATTCAGCTCATCGCCGATTACGGTTCTAATATAGCAAAACTGTACCGGGCCCAGCTGCGGGAGATAGAGCATACGGTTCTTGGTTTTCAAAAATGA
- a CDS encoding tetratricopeptide repeat protein, with protein sequence MKRPALLLFFSIFCFFSCASGGVTTAEEYYSLGMAYFDMGKYAEAEKWLNRARMMDKTKVASEYNLGRIAFETGRYQDAVRHFDRILAKDKDNVMALKAAAYTRIKTSEFVLAEGLYSRVLTLEPESVDQGYNYALVLMALEKPEQAEDVLLKYQVAMADNKDTLLLLARARKALNKVEAVDDYNEWLQTNSDNTVRYEYAQVLESAQFYARALEEYRTVVNALPQGQSASPPVPGTLDRASVRFTIARLLLIADPEKTDGITELETAITDGFSDTEKLEILLTEPGISAASKDEIHRVIENLEKAKLDAEKAEAEKAEAEAKEPPEDDGQDSIDDAAMEG encoded by the coding sequence ATGAAGCGACCTGCACTATTACTGTTTTTTTCAATTTTCTGTTTTTTTTCCTGCGCTTCCGGGGGGGTAACTACGGCGGAGGAATACTATTCCCTGGGCATGGCCTATTTTGATATGGGGAAATATGCGGAAGCGGAAAAGTGGCTGAACCGTGCCCGGATGATGGATAAAACAAAGGTAGCCTCTGAATACAACCTGGGTAGGATAGCCTTTGAGACCGGTCGTTACCAGGATGCGGTGAGGCACTTTGACCGGATTCTTGCCAAGGATAAGGATAATGTAATGGCCCTGAAGGCCGCCGCCTATACCCGGATAAAGACCAGTGAATTTGTCCTGGCTGAAGGTCTGTACAGCCGGGTGCTGACCCTGGAACCGGAAAGCGTTGATCAGGGGTATAATTATGCCTTGGTACTTATGGCCTTGGAAAAGCCGGAACAGGCAGAGGATGTGCTGCTGAAGTACCAGGTTGCCATGGCGGATAACAAGGATACCCTGCTGCTCCTGGCCCGGGCCCGGAAAGCCCTGAACAAGGTAGAGGCGGTGGATGATTACAATGAATGGCTCCAGACCAATTCGGACAACACGGTGCGCTATGAATACGCCCAGGTTCTGGAGTCCGCCCAGTTTTACGCCCGGGCCCTGGAGGAATACCGTACTGTGGTCAATGCCCTGCCCCAAGGCCAGTCTGCCAGTCCCCCTGTCCCCGGTACTCTGGACAGGGCTTCTGTACGTTTTACCATTGCACGGCTTCTGCTTATCGCGGACCCTGAAAAGACCGATGGGATTACCGAACTGGAAACTGCAATAACCGACGGGTTTTCGGACACTGAAAAGCTTGAGATCCTCCTTACCGAACCTGGTATTAGTGCAGCTAGTAAGGATGAGATCCATCGGGTCATTGAAAATCTGGAGAAGGCAAAGCTTGATGCGGAAAAAGCCGAAGCGGAAAAGGCTGAAGCTGAGGCAAAAGAACCGCCGGAAGATGACGGTCAGGATAGTATCGATGACGCCGCCATGGAAGGATAG